A region from the Lolium perenne isolate Kyuss_39 chromosome 4, Kyuss_2.0, whole genome shotgun sequence genome encodes:
- the LOC139839353 gene encoding uncharacterized protein, with product MQREPLLEQLDWFFTSQYWISVYPNTVVLPLAKKGSDHVPCVVHIGTDIPKAKIFRFENYWVDLPGFKECVTQSWERGSAKAYSSAVIADKLKGLRHELKKWHLSLARLKGLIQNCNKVIVILDTLEEERPLYREEFNFRQIVKLHLEDFLLAECNYWKKRCTIRWIKQGEDNTRFFHAMATERYKRNNIAVLHDGDGNEVTDHHAMAALLWAEYKNRMGRSEGISMQFNLHSLIKRVDGLEELTAPFLEKEMDDVVKEMPIDRAPGPDGFNGLFLKKCWHIIKKDFYKLAEDFHNGTIRLQNINGSYITLVPKKQIAIKDS from the exons ATGCAAAGAGAGCCTTTATTGGAACAGCTTGATTGGTTTTTTACTAGTCAGTACTGGATTTCTGTATATCCTAACACTGTGGTTCTGCCTTTGGCCAAGAAAGGATCTGACCATGTTCCCTGTGTAGTTCATATTGGCACTGATATACCCAAGGCCAAGATCTTCAGGTTTGAGAATTATTGGGTGGATTTGCCAGGGTTTAAGGAGTGTGTCACACAATCTTGGGAAAGAGGTTCTGCTAAGGCATACAGTTCTGCTGTTATTGCAGACAAATTGAAGGGTCTAAGGCATGAATTGAAAAAATGGCACTTGAGCCTGGCTAGGCTCAAAGGATTGATTCAAAATTGTAATAAAGTAATTGTTATTTTGGACACTCTAGAAGAGGAGAGGCCCTTATATAGAGAAGAGTTTAACTTTAGGCAGATTGTGAAGCTACATTTGGAGGATTTTCTGTTGGCAGAATGTAATTACTGgaaaaaaagatgtaccattcggTGGATCAAACAGGGGGAAGATAATACAAGATTTTTTCATGCCATGGCTACTGAAAGGTACAAGAGAAACAATATTGCAGTTCTGCATGATGGAGATGGAAATGAAGTAACTGATCACCATGCCATGGCAGCTTTGTTGTGGGCTGAGTATAAAAATAGGATGGGGAGATCAGAGGGTATTTCCATGCAGTTTAATTTACACTCCTTGATTAAAAGAGTGGATGGTCTTGAGGAATTAACTGCtccctttctggaaaaagaaatggATGATGTGGTGAAGGAAATGCCAATTGATAGGGCTCCTGGCCCAGATGGTTTCAATGGGCTATTCTTGAAGAAATGTTGGCATATTATTAAAAAGGATTTTTATAAGTTGGCTGAGGATTTTCATAATGGGACTATAAGGCTGCAAAATATAAATGGATCTTATATCACATTGGTACCAAAGAAACAG ATTGCAATCAAGGATTCTTGA
- the LOC127331568 gene encoding wall-associated receptor kinase 5 codes for MGSTSAAPLISLAAVLLPFLSLQHAVAASSAGLPNCPTSCGDVSSVPYPFGIGAGCYHSPGFNLTCDTTHDPPRLLLGDEAVFHVLNISLANATVRAARVGGINITSLDSVGAGRTAWRGLGGDGGPYALSDGSNEMLIVRCCDVLAQLTSGESGSGNVTISGCASFCPGTASGRALLSLSDGRCTGVGCCQMPIRIGRASYDVQYRRLDVSRPPEHDSAGVPLVLIAEQGWLQQQAASTRGAPLPVNLDETPVPVLLGWAVGSAPLGQGGTPLDNSTCSGNAAPGRSACKSRHSSCRDVATAVRSGYVCDCQQGYAGNPYLADGCQDVNECERPEDYGCFGECINQPGTFQCQCPPGTQGNHTQRNGCAVSPLPPASSSSTGLSVGIGVSSGLALILLAILIVLLARKHKHRKAKKLRERFFQQNRGQLLQQLVVQRADIAERMIIPLEELEKATNNFDKARELGGGGHGTVYKGILSDLHVVAIKRSNIAVKREIDEFINEVAILSQINHRNVVKLFGCCLETEVPLLVYEFIPNGTLYDHLHVTGPRSLSWHDRLRIAIEMARAIAYLHSAVSVPIIHRDIKSTNVLLDDTLTSKVADFGASRHIPLDRSGITTKVQGTIGYLDPTYYYTRRLTEKSDVYSFGVILVELLTRKKPFSYMSSEDEGLVAHFATLLTKGSLTDILDLQVTEEGGKEVEEVAALAATCITLTGEDRPTMRQVEMALESIQAPGVHAASIKRSEEDIIEKNLPTTQGARNNQEVTRIYSLEDEFMLSARYPR; via the exons ATGGGATCCACGTCTGCTGCGCCGCTGATTTCGCTCGCCGCCGTACTCCTGCCGTTTCTTTCGCTGCAGCACGCCGTGGCAGCCAGCAGCGCAGGGCTGCCCAACTGCCCGACCAGCTGCGGCGACGTGAGCAGCGTGCCGTACCCGTTCGGCATCGGCGCCGGCTGCTACCACTCGCCGGGGTTCAACCTCACCTGCGACACGACCCACGACCCGCCGCGCCTGCTCCTCGGCGACGAAGCCGTCTTCCATGTGCTCAACATCTCCCTCGCCAACGCCACCGTGCGCGCCGCCCGCGTTGGCGGCATCAACATCACCTCCCTCGACAGCGTCGGCGCCGGCCGCACCGCGTGGCGAGgcctcggcggcgacggcgggccGTACGCGCTGTCGGACGGCAGCAACGAGATGCTGATCGTCAGGTGCTGCGACGTGCTAGCGCAGCTGACCTCTGGGGAAAGCGGGAGCGGGAACGTCACCATCAGCGGCTGCGCCTCCTTCTGCCCCGGCACGGCCTCCGGGCGCGCCCTGCTGTCCCTCAGCGACGGCCGGTGCACGGGCGTGGGGTGCTGCCAGATGCCCATCCGCATCGGCCGCGCCTCCTACGACGTGCAGTACAGGCGGCTCGACGTGAGCCGGCCGCCGGAGCATGACTCCGCTGGGGTACCCCTTGTGCTCATCGCCGAGCAGGGGTGGCTCCAGCAGCAGGCCGCCTCCACCAGAGGCGCGCCGCTGCCCGTCAACCTCGACGAGACGCCGGTGCCCGTGCTGCTGGGCTGGGCAGTCGGATCAGCACCTCTCGGGCAAGGCGGTACGCCGCTCGACAATTCGACCTGCTCCGGGAACGCCGCGCCTGGCCGCAGCGCTTGCAAGAGCCGCCACAGCTCTTGCCGCGACGTCGCCACGGCCGTTCGCAGCGGCTACGTGTGCGACTGCCAACAGGGCTACGCCGGAAACCCGTACCTTGCCGACGGATGCCAAG ATGTCAACGAGTGTGAGCGGCCAGAAGACTACGGCTGCTTCGGCGAGTGCATCAACCAGCCTGGAACGTTTCAATGCCAGTGCCCGCCAGGCACCCAGGGGAACCATACCCAACGCAATGGCTGCGCCGTATCTCCTCTGCCTCCGGCTTCCTCTTCTTCGACAG GTTTAAGCGTTGGTATAGGGGTTAGTAGTGGTTTGGCGCTTATACTTCTGGCTATCCTCATAGTCCTCCTCGCTCGCAAGCACAAGCATCGTAAGGCTAAGAAGTTGAGAGAACGGTTCTTCCAACAGAACCGCGGACAGTTGTTGCAACAACTGGTAGTTCAAAGGGCAGACATCGCTGAAAGGATGATCATACCATTAGAGGAGCTCGAGAAAGCAACAAACAACTTTGATAAAGCTCGTGAGCTTGGTGGCGGAGGGCATGGCACCGTGTACAAAGGGATTTTGTCCGATCTCCATGTTGTAGCCATCAAGAGGTCAAACATCGCAGTAAAGAGAGAAATTGATGAATTCATAAACGAAGTCGCTATACTTTCTCAAATAAATCACAGAAACGTGGTGAAGCTTTTTGGATGCTGCCTTGAGACAGAAGTGCCGCTGCTCGTCTACGAGTTTATTCCAAATGGAACACTTTACGACCATCTTCATGTCACAGGACCAAGATCATTGTCATGGCACGATAGGTTGAGGATCGCAATTGAGATGGCCAGAGCTATCGCCTATCTTCACTCAGCTGTGTCAGTCCCTATAATCCATAGAGATATCAAGTCGACCAATGTACTTCTTGATGATACTCTAACATCGAAGGTTGCAGACTTTGGAGCTTCAAGGCACATTCCACTTGACCGATCAGGCATTACCACAAAAGTGCAAGGAACTATTGGATACCTGGACCCTACTTACTATTACACAAGGCGGCTTACAGAAAAGAGCGATGTCTATAGTTTTGGGGTTATTCTTGTAGAACTCCTTACCAGAAAGAAGCCATTTTCATACATGTCCTCGGAAGATGAAGGCTTGGTAGCACATTTTGCCACTTTGCTTACAAAAGGAAGTTTGACAGACATATTAGACCTGCAAGTTACCGAGGAAGGGGGCAAAGAAGTTGAAGAAGTGGCTGCATTAGCTGCAACATGCATAACACTAACAGGAGAAGATCGGCCCACAATGAGACAAGTAGAGATGGCGCTTGAGAGCATTCAAGCACCCGGAGTCCATGCTGCTTCGATTAAGAGATCTGAGGAGGATATTATAGAAAAGAATTTGCCAACAACCCAAGGAGCAAGAAACAATCAAGAGGTTACTCGGATATACAGTTTGGAGGATGAGTTCATGTTATCTGCAAGGTACCCTCGATAG